A window of Ignavibacterium sp. contains these coding sequences:
- a CDS encoding AAA family ATPase has protein sequence MANPKAPAHRELKPEELRWKCNPEIFEFESTEDLEPIEGILGQERALKAIRLGVDLRSPGYNIYIAGLSGSGKATTVKKMLEKITAKCPELHDYAYVNNFKDPDQPMLLKFPKGRAKEFRQDLQSAIEILKQRIPLALESDLYLTRKKNLIDEYNQKEQELMNSFDKELRKKGFSLGQIKVGEVIRPDILPLIDGNPVPIFQIEELVTQNKISKEQAQEIFKQYQDSQQDLQMLFKKGLKISQEFQEKLQQLERDSAEIIVKGIFEGLKEKYGSNSVLNFLNQVEENILSNIQIFKGVKPLGETTQQGVEIDYFSDYDVNIILDNSDTNECPVIIETNPTFVNLFGTIERVSDGHGGWYSDFTNIKAGSLLKANGGYLVLNVLHLFEEPGVWKTLKRVLTYNKLEIQESPFLFSLSSTSLKPQPIDIETKVILIGSQIIYSYLSEREYDFKKMFKVKADFDYEINRTDHNIQEYAKVIKKLIKEENLLEFDKSAIAYLLEISAIFAGRQDKLSTRFSRIADVMREASFWAKDDGQNIVSDFHVQKAYRMAKDRHGMLESKITEMYKDNLILIDTQGERVGQINGLAVYDADFYSFGRPTRITATVSLGSGAIINVEREAGMSGRHYNKGVLIISGYFRETFGQDMPLSFNANLVFEQSYGMVEGDSASCTEIFALLSVLSNLPLKQSIAVTGSLNQKGDVQPIGGVNEKIEGFFDICKLQGFTGTQGVIFPVQNIRDLMLKEEVIEAVKKGIFHLYPISRVEEGIEILTGVKAGKKTAKGYEAGSVFYLVEKRIRELYEKSRQVRTQNNNQQKKKSKK, from the coding sequence ATGGCAAATCCTAAAGCTCCTGCTCACAGAGAATTAAAGCCCGAAGAATTAAGATGGAAATGTAATCCCGAAATTTTTGAATTCGAATCAACAGAAGATCTTGAACCGATTGAAGGAATTCTTGGTCAGGAAAGAGCTTTAAAGGCAATTCGACTCGGAGTTGATTTAAGAAGCCCTGGTTACAATATCTATATTGCAGGACTTTCCGGTTCCGGAAAAGCAACAACAGTAAAGAAAATGTTAGAAAAGATTACTGCAAAATGTCCGGAACTTCACGATTATGCTTATGTAAATAACTTTAAAGATCCTGATCAACCAATGCTCTTAAAGTTTCCAAAAGGAAGAGCAAAAGAGTTTCGTCAGGATTTACAATCAGCAATTGAAATCCTTAAGCAAAGAATACCTCTAGCTCTTGAGAGTGATTTATATCTTACTCGCAAGAAAAATCTGATTGATGAGTACAATCAAAAAGAACAGGAGTTGATGAATTCATTTGATAAAGAATTACGTAAAAAAGGATTCTCACTTGGACAAATTAAAGTTGGTGAAGTAATCAGACCAGACATACTTCCGCTGATTGATGGAAATCCTGTTCCGATCTTTCAAATTGAAGAGCTTGTAACTCAGAATAAAATTTCAAAAGAGCAGGCACAGGAAATTTTCAAGCAATATCAGGATAGTCAGCAAGATCTTCAGATGTTGTTCAAGAAAGGATTAAAGATAAGTCAGGAATTTCAGGAAAAACTTCAACAGCTTGAACGGGATAGTGCTGAAATAATTGTCAAAGGAATTTTTGAAGGACTTAAAGAAAAGTATGGCTCAAACTCTGTTTTAAATTTTCTGAATCAGGTTGAAGAAAATATTCTTAGCAATATTCAAATATTCAAAGGCGTTAAACCGCTTGGCGAAACAACTCAACAAGGCGTGGAAATTGACTACTTCAGTGATTACGATGTGAACATCATTCTCGATAATAGCGATACAAACGAATGTCCCGTAATAATTGAAACCAATCCAACTTTTGTAAATCTTTTCGGAACAATTGAACGGGTAAGCGATGGGCACGGTGGATGGTATAGTGATTTTACAAATATTAAAGCCGGTTCACTACTTAAGGCAAACGGTGGTTACCTTGTATTGAATGTTCTTCATTTATTCGAAGAACCAGGTGTTTGGAAAACGCTAAAAAGAGTTCTCACTTATAATAAATTAGAAATTCAGGAATCACCATTTCTGTTTTCACTTTCATCTACATCATTGAAACCTCAGCCAATTGATATTGAAACAAAAGTAATTTTAATCGGCAGTCAAATCATCTATTCATATTTGAGTGAACGCGAATATGATTTCAAAAAAATGTTTAAAGTGAAAGCTGATTTTGATTATGAAATTAACAGGACTGATCACAATATTCAGGAATATGCCAAAGTAATTAAGAAACTTATTAAAGAAGAAAACCTACTTGAGTTTGATAAATCTGCAATTGCCTACCTGCTGGAGATAAGTGCAATTTTTGCAGGAAGGCAGGATAAATTGAGTACAAGATTTTCACGCATAGCTGATGTAATGCGCGAAGCAAGTTTCTGGGCTAAGGATGATGGGCAAAATATTGTTTCTGATTTCCATGTTCAGAAAGCTTACAGAATGGCGAAAGACAGACATGGAATGCTTGAATCAAAAATCACTGAGATGTATAAAGACAATCTGATTTTAATTGACACTCAGGGTGAAAGAGTAGGACAAATAAACGGACTCGCAGTTTACGATGCAGACTTTTATTCTTTCGGAAGACCAACGAGAATTACCGCAACTGTTTCACTCGGAAGTGGAGCAATAATTAATGTTGAACGCGAAGCCGGAATGAGCGGAAGACATTATAACAAAGGCGTTCTGATTATATCAGGTTATTTCCGCGAAACATTCGGACAGGATATGCCTTTATCATTCAATGCTAATCTTGTGTTCGAACAATCCTACGGAATGGTTGAAGGAGATAGTGCTTCCTGCACAGAAATTTTTGCTTTGCTGTCTGTTCTTTCTAACTTACCACTAAAGCAATCAATTGCTGTTACAGGTTCTCTTAATCAAAAAGGAGATGTTCAACCTATTGGTGGTGTCAATGAAAAGATTGAAGGATTTTTTGATATCTGTAAATTGCAAGGATTCACAGGAACTCAAGGTGTTATCTTTCCGGTTCAAAACATAAGAGATTTAATGCTCAAGGAAGAAGTTATTGAAGCAGTAAAGAAAGGGATATTTCATCTGTATCCGATTTCCAGAGTTGAAGAAGGTATTGAAATACTTACCGGAGTTAAGGCAGGAAAAAAGACAGCAAAAGGTTATGAAGCTGGCTCTGTTTTTTATCTTGTAGAAAAGCGAATAAGAGAACTCTACGAGAAATCAAGACAGGTTCGAACTCAGAATAACAATCAACAAAAAAAGAAAAGTAAGAAATAA
- a CDS encoding aminotransferase class V-fold PLP-dependent enzyme, producing the protein MNVEQFRQQFPFIKKGIIYFNHASTAPVSLAVRERITELLKEKSETKIDDYFSFLKVYEETKILLSELINAKPDRIAFLDNTSNGLNILATGIEWKEGDRILLNDIEFPANVYPFLNLEKFGVQVDFVKSKNGIVSAEDIIANVKPQTKLISVSFVQFLSGYKIELEKLGNFCRQNNIIFSVDGIQGIGAMNFDVQKFKIDFLSCGTQKWLFGAQGLAFIYLTEDLQRKLNPAYVGWLSVEDAWNLLDYKMNLKKSANVYQGGTLNSLGIYIFNTSLKLLKDFGFDRIEERVISNTKYLRKKLNEMGIKSLLDEVDEKFYSGITTFKVDNAEKLFKHLEEEKIVCSLREGFIRLSPHFYNTFEDIDVVIKSIRKFITNKD; encoded by the coding sequence ATGAATGTTGAACAATTCCGGCAACAATTTCCGTTTATTAAAAAAGGAATTATCTATTTTAATCATGCTTCAACTGCACCTGTATCTTTGGCTGTTAGAGAAAGAATTACTGAACTGCTGAAAGAAAAATCAGAAACGAAAATTGATGATTACTTTTCTTTCCTTAAAGTTTATGAAGAAACCAAAATTCTTTTAAGTGAATTGATTAATGCTAAACCTGACAGAATTGCTTTTTTAGATAACACAAGTAACGGTTTAAATATTCTTGCAACCGGAATTGAATGGAAAGAGGGCGACAGAATTTTATTGAACGATATTGAATTTCCCGCAAATGTTTATCCGTTTCTTAACCTGGAAAAATTTGGTGTTCAGGTTGATTTTGTTAAATCAAAAAATGGAATTGTCTCTGCAGAAGATATTATTGCAAATGTAAAACCACAGACAAAATTAATCTCCGTTAGTTTCGTTCAGTTTTTATCGGGATATAAAATTGAACTTGAAAAGCTCGGAAACTTTTGCAGGCAGAATAATATAATTTTTTCGGTTGATGGTATTCAGGGAATTGGTGCAATGAATTTTGATGTTCAGAAATTCAAAATAGATTTTCTTTCCTGCGGAACACAAAAATGGTTATTTGGTGCTCAAGGTCTTGCATTTATTTATCTTACCGAAGATTTGCAGAGAAAACTTAATCCGGCTTATGTCGGTTGGCTTTCAGTTGAAGATGCCTGGAATTTGTTGGATTATAAAATGAATTTGAAAAAGTCTGCTAATGTTTATCAGGGAGGAACTCTTAATTCGCTTGGCATTTACATCTTCAATACATCTTTAAAATTATTAAAGGATTTTGGATTTGACAGAATTGAAGAAAGAGTAATTTCAAACACTAAGTATCTTCGTAAAAAATTAAATGAGATGGGAATTAAAAGTCTGCTTGATGAAGTAGATGAAAAGTTTTATTCAGGAATAACAACCTTCAAAGTTGATAACGCAGAAAAATTGTTTAAACATCTTGAGGAAGAAAAAATTGTTTGTTCTTTACGCGAAGGTTTTATAAGATTATCACCACATTTTTATAATACATTTGAAGATATTGATGTTGTAATTAAATCAATCAGGAAATTCATAACAAATAAGGATTAA
- a CDS encoding DUF2911 domain-containing protein, which yields MIKTLLVLMLSLFSFTILAQNKEEKVRVSPKAEVMQVVGFTEVRIIYSRPGVKGREIWGGLVPYNQVWRAGANEATKFIFSTDVLIEGKLLKAGSYSFFAIPGKNEWTLIFNKVADQWGAFEYNESQDALRIKVKPEKGNMQEWLTYTITKTSDTSAIIRLEWEKLRVPFKVEVKL from the coding sequence ATGATAAAAACATTATTGGTACTGATGCTCTCATTATTTTCTTTTACAATTTTAGCACAGAATAAAGAAGAAAAAGTTAGAGTAAGTCCTAAAGCAGAAGTAATGCAGGTAGTTGGCTTCACGGAAGTCAGAATAATTTACAGTCGACCGGGTGTTAAAGGAAGAGAAATCTGGGGCGGATTGGTGCCATACAACCAGGTCTGGCGTGCTGGTGCAAATGAAGCTACAAAATTTATTTTCAGTACGGATGTTTTAATAGAAGGTAAACTGTTGAAAGCCGGTTCGTACAGTTTCTTTGCAATTCCAGGGAAAAATGAATGGACATTAATTTTCAATAAAGTTGCTGATCAATGGGGAGCATTTGAGTATAATGAATCACAGGATGCTTTGAGAATAAAAGTTAAACCGGAAAAAGGGAATATGCAGGAATGGCTTACATATACGATTACCAAGACTTCTGATACATCGGCAATTATAAGACTGGAATGGGAAAAATTAAGAGTCCCATTTAAAGTTGAAGTTAAATTATAA